The genomic segment GGCGATGATTGCGGCCGGGCGATAAGAATTTCTCCCGTAGCGTCCGCCTCTCAGCAGCCATGCAGCGCACGATGGGCCTTGCACTCTTTCAGCAGAGCTTCGAGATCCGCGGCCAGCCTCCTCTCTTCTTCAAACAATGGGCGGATCTGATCCCATGGCCACTTGTCGAGCCGCGCTCTTACTGTTCTGGAGAGAATCGCGTTCAACTTTGCCAAGCCGATCATGATGGCCCAATGCAGCCGGTCACGCTCCTGGCAGGGGACCGCGGAGGCGGGAGGGGCAGTTTTTGCAAAGTCGCCGATGCCTGAGACATCCTCGAGATCCCATTTTCCCGGCGGAGCGCCGCTGCTTTCATACCTCTGGCGACGCGACCGTTCCTGCTCAAGACGAGACTGTTCCCGGACGGACTGGGAGGATTCTCTCTCGAGCCGCGACCGCTCCCGCACAAGCTTTGATTGTTCGATGACAGCTCGGGCCTGCTCCTCAAGGAGGTTGGAAGCCGCCGTGACCCGGCGGGCCTCGTCGCGGGTCGCGCGGCAGGCGCGGATCAGCAGATCGAGTTCGCCAAGCCATCCAGCCGGCGAACGCTCTGCTGGAACAACAAGGTCGAAGATTGATGGGTCCGGCTGTCGCCCTGAACCGGCGAAGAAGACGAAGGGAATCCTGCGGCGCTCACGGGCGATCAAAACCGGATCGTATAGCAACGGCTCCCACGCTCCGGAGACCGCCACTGCTGCCGCATCTGGATCTTCGACGTGTATGTGCATCTCGCCCGGCGAGCCAAACGCATCCACCGAGTAGCCGGCGCTTTGAAGCATCGGGATGCAGCGACGAGTGTCCTGACCGAAAAAAAGAACCTTGGCTGCCACGTCGATCACCAGTGGGACATCCAGAAGCCATCCGGCCGCTGGGGGAAGACACGAGCATACAGACCTGCGCCCCGCACGCGCTACCATGGCCTTTCAGCCATGGATCCTGCCGGTTCCCAACCCGTCTCCCGGACCGATAGCGAATCGCTGATCGCCGCACTCGAGCACGGCGCGGTCGCCGGTGATCCATTGGGTCGCGCGGGCGTGTTCGGTCCTGACTCGGCCAGTTGGAAAATCAACCGGGAGTCGGCGCTGTTTCTCGGCGCGGGGCGGGCGGCGCTGCTACAGCTTGCGCATCCATGGGTGGCCACGGCGCTCGATCAGCACTCCAACGTGATGGAGCGCCCGGTCGCGCGCTTTCACTCAACGTTCCGCATTGTGTTCACGATGATCTTCGGCTCGGTTGCGCAGGCGACGGCCGCGGCGCGCCATTTGTACGAAGTACACACGTACATTCAGGGCGAGATGGCGGCGGACGTCTCTCGTTGGCGGCGCGGTTCGCACTACCAGGCCAATGAGGTTGCCGCCCTGCGGTGGGTGTTTGCGACGCTGATTGAGAGCGCGGTGCTGGCGTATGAGACGGTTCTGCCGCCGCTCACGCCTGCGGAGCTGGGCGCCTATTATGCCGACAGCGTCAGGCTGGCGGGCCTGTTCGGAATTCCGCCGGGCGCTCTCCCGGGGGATTGGGAGAGCTTTCTGATTTACTGTCGCGGAATGGAAGAGTCCGATGAGCTGGGCGTGACGGACTCGGCGCGCAGGATGGCGCATGACCTGTTGCGCGGGGCGAATGCGTGGATCAAGCCTCCGCGGTGGTATCGCGCGCTAACGACGGGCTGGCTTCCGGGGCGGTTCCGCAGCGAGTTTCAATTGCCATTTGGCGCGGAGGAAGAACGGGCGGTGGCTGCTGCGCGCGCACGTCTGCCCCGTTACTATCGCCGGTTGCCGAGGAGAGTTCGATTCGTTGGGCCATGGCAGGAGGCGCAGGCGCGGATCGGCGATCGCGGCACGGGGTTCGTCGCCCGGCTCAGTAATCGATTCTGGATCGGCGAGCCGGCGATGCCGTTCGCGTCCTGATTCCTTTTGCGCGCGGCCGCCATGAGCGCTGACAATAGCGGAATGCCAATGCTCAGGCCTCGTGTCCTCGCGCTTTTCGCGCTCGTCTGCGTTCTTCCCATACTGCATGCCCTCGAAAAGCAACCGGCGAGCACCTATCATGCGCGACGCGAAGCGTTGGCTGCAAAGCTTCATGGCGGAGTGGCTGTGCTGTTCGCTGCCGATGAGCCGCAGATGGAGTACCAGGATTATCGCCAGGACGAGGACTTCTTCTATTTAACGGGGTGGAACGAGCCCGGCGCGGCGCTGCTGGTGGCGGCGCCGTCTGATCCGCCGTCGGCTATGGCGGGCCCCCTCGATCCGCAGGGGCAGCGCGCGTATACCGAAATCTTGTTTTTGCCCACGCGCAACCTGCGGCTGGAGAAGTACACGGGCGTGAAGCTGGATGCCGCTACGCCCAACGCGGCGCAGACTGCCGGCGTGGATCGCGTGATGCAGATGACGGAACTGCTGAAGGTGCTGAGCGACATGATCGCTGCTGACCGACGCCTGAACTCGCGTGTCTGGGGGCAGGAGGGCAACGGCCAGGCTCAAGCGCTGCTCACGGTTACCGCTGCTACGCTCGGGTCGAGCACCGCGCCGGCGCTGCATGACATCGCCGCGATCACTACGCCGCTGCGCGAAATGAAGGATGCGGGCGAGATCGATCTGCTGCGCAAGGCCAGCGATGCTTCGATTGCTGCGCAGCGGGTGATGATGCGCGCGGTGAAGCCGGGCGTGACGGAGCGCGCCGTGGCGGGGCAGATGGACGCAGCGTGGCTGGAGCACGGCTGCGAGCGGTGGTCGTATCCCCCGATTGTGGGCTCGGGTCCGAACTCCACAACGCTGCACTACGCGGAGAACTCGCGGACGATTCAGGCGGGTGACGTGGTGGTGGTGGATGCGGCGTGCGAGTACTCGATGTATGCGTCGGATATTACGCGGACTGTCCCGGCGAGCGGCCACTTTACCGCGCGGCAGCGCGAGATCTACGACATCGTGCTGGGCGCGCAGAGGTCGGCGGTGGAGGCGTTTCTTGCGGGCAAGTCGAAGATCAATGACCGTGACCGCAGGGATCCTGACTCCCTCGACACGGTGGCGTACAACTACATAAACACGCACGGCAAGAGCCTGGACGGCAAGCCGCTGGGCCTGTATTGGCTGCACGGGCTGGGGCACATGGTGGGCATCGATGTGCACGATCCGGCTGAGTATCCTGCCGTGCTCAAGCCGGGCATGGTGTTCACGATCGAGCCGGGCGTTTACATTCCGGAAGAGAACCTGGGCGTGCGGGTGGAGTGCGTGTTCCTGGTGGGGCAGGACGGAAAGCTGATCGACTTGACCGCGGATTTACCCCACACGGCGGATGAAGTGGAAGCCGCGATGAAAGCGAAGTGAGGCGGTCTGCTGCTGGGATTCGCAGACCGCGCGAGTTATGTCCCGGAAGGCTCCAGGGCCCGCGTGAAGGTGTAGTTACCCGAGGAGTCAGTTAGCTGGAGTTCGGTATCTGACGCCCAGGCGCCGGTAACAGTTCTGGACCAGTCCTGGGTGCCGCCGCTGTGAAGGGGCATGCTCCAACCGAAGGAAAGCGTGACATTGGTCCCGTCGTTCGATCCCTTCGCCCATCCTGTCATCTGGTTGACGGGCGCGTTGTCGAAGGTCATATAGGCCCAGCCGGAGAAGTCGTTGTTTCCGGGTGACTGAGTCACGCTCACGGCGACCGATGTTACCCACTCCTCGGGATTGGAATTGCTCATCCAGTTACCGGAGATATTCAGCATCCTGTCTCCATTTAACTCAAAATGTTATGACTTGATGATGCGCAGGGGTGCGCAGAGGAAACATACCAAGCGTCCGCAGCGCCGTCAATGTCAAACTGGCGGTAGCTGGACCATAAGTACGAGATGAGTGCCTGACTGCGGGTGCGAGCCGAGGCAGGAAAGTGAAACAATGTTTGCGACGGAACAACATGGACTCTGAGCAGATTGAATCTCTAACGACCGCTTTTCGCGACCAGCTTCTGGCGTGCCTAGAAGAATGCGCGCACGGGCGACGCGGTCTCTTTGCCGAATACGAACACCTGGGCGAGGAGCACGCGTGGCCTGAGGCGGGGCGACTGCGGGAACTGGCTGCAGCTCTGCAGTCGATTCTTGCCCAGGACGAGGAGCGGGATGCGCTGATCGATGAGTTTCTCGATCTTTGCACCATGCACGGCGAGTACGATCCGGGCGAGCCACGGCTGGCGCGGGAATTCATGCGGCGTATCGATCGGGGAGAGGTGGGAACGCCTACGCAGAAGGAGCCGCCGTGGAAAGGGACAGGGAGTAGGGAGTAGGGAACAGAAAGGCAGGGGTTAGGTTTTAGGGCTTAGGGCTCGGCTCTACAGGAAGCTCCGCTCCCACCTTTCGCGATGACACTGCGCGAAAGGGTGGGAGCAGGAACACCAGATGCTGCTCTAGAACCGCAGGCCGAAGGAGACGGGCACGAGTTTGGTGCCTTCGCCGATGGTGATGGGGTTCAGTCCGTTTGGGGACTGGTTGAGGATGGCCGGCGAAAGCACATCGAGATAGCGCGCTTCCGCAAAGAGCGCCATCTTGCCGTCGCCATAGGCGCCTGCGAAGCGATGGCTGACGCCGCCTCCTACGCTCCATCCGCCCTGGTTGGACGAGAAGCTGCCCACCGTCTGCGGCACATAGCCGATGCTGCAATAGAAATAAGAACAGAACT from the Occallatibacter riparius genome contains:
- a CDS encoding oxygenase MpaB family protein, which produces MDPAGSQPVSRTDSESLIAALEHGAVAGDPLGRAGVFGPDSASWKINRESALFLGAGRAALLQLAHPWVATALDQHSNVMERPVARFHSTFRIVFTMIFGSVAQATAAARHLYEVHTYIQGEMAADVSRWRRGSHYQANEVAALRWVFATLIESAVLAYETVLPPLTPAELGAYYADSVRLAGLFGIPPGALPGDWESFLIYCRGMEESDELGVTDSARRMAHDLLRGANAWIKPPRWYRALTTGWLPGRFRSEFQLPFGAEEERAVAAARARLPRYYRRLPRRVRFVGPWQEAQARIGDRGTGFVARLSNRFWIGEPAMPFAS
- a CDS encoding M24 family metallopeptidase is translated as MPMLRPRVLALFALVCVLPILHALEKQPASTYHARREALAAKLHGGVAVLFAADEPQMEYQDYRQDEDFFYLTGWNEPGAALLVAAPSDPPSAMAGPLDPQGQRAYTEILFLPTRNLRLEKYTGVKLDAATPNAAQTAGVDRVMQMTELLKVLSDMIAADRRLNSRVWGQEGNGQAQALLTVTAATLGSSTAPALHDIAAITTPLREMKDAGEIDLLRKASDASIAAQRVMMRAVKPGVTERAVAGQMDAAWLEHGCERWSYPPIVGSGPNSTTLHYAENSRTIQAGDVVVVDAACEYSMYASDITRTVPASGHFTARQREIYDIVLGAQRSAVEAFLAGKSKINDRDRRDPDSLDTVAYNYINTHGKSLDGKPLGLYWLHGLGHMVGIDVHDPAEYPAVLKPGMVFTIEPGVYIPEENLGVRVECVFLVGQDGKLIDLTADLPHTADEVEAAMKAK